The genomic region CTATACGAGGATTTCGAGCGCCTCAACGTGTTTGAAATATATCCGCAGTTCACCAGGATGCTCTCCTGAAAGGGTGATCTTATGATAATACTGATGGGAGTTCCCGGAGTCGGGAAAAGTTCAGTGCTTGCAGGAATCAAGGAGAATAAACCCGGATACTCAATAGTGAATTACGGGGACCTGATGCTCGAAATATTCAAGGAGAAATACAGCGTGCAGAACCGGGACGAGATGCGCAAAGCTCCCGTAACCCAGCAGAAGGCGG from Candidatus Micrarchaeia archaeon harbors:
- a CDS encoding AAA family ATPase, with the translated sequence MIILMGVPGVGKSSVLAGIKENKPGYSIVNYGDLMLEIFKEKYSVQNRDEMRKAPVTQQKA